In the genome of Lysobacter sp. 5GHs7-4, the window GTCAGCGGCGCCAGCGCGTAGGCGCGGCGGCCGAACACCAGCAGGCCGACGCGATCGCCGACGCGGCGATCGAGGAAGTCCGACAACACCGCCTTGGCCGCGGTCAGGCGATCGACCGGCTCGCCGCCCAGCTCCATGTCCGGTTCGCGCATGCTGCCCGACAGATCCAGCGCCAGCATCAGGTCGCGCCCGACCTGCGGCGGCTGCACCGCGTCGCCGAGTTCCTGCGGCCGCGCCGCCGCCACGCACAGCAGCGCCCAGGCCGCCCAGGCCAGCCAGCCGGGACCGCGCCCGCGCAGGCCGTGGCCGCCGACCGCGGCGACCGCGTCCAGGCGTTCGCCGAACGGCACCTTCAACGCCGCCGAGCCGTCGCGCGCCACCGGCAGCAGCCAGCGCGCCAGCAGCGGCAGCGGCAAGGCCAGCAGCCACCACGGCCACGCGAACGCATCGCGCGCCTGATTGAAGTAACCGGTCAGCGCGTCCATCAGCGCACGCCCATCAGTTCGAGGAAACGCGCGCGCACCGGCACGCGCAACGCCTCGACCTGCAAGGGATCGACGTCGCGGCGGAAACCACCGTCCAACAGCAGGCGCCCCGCGGCTTCGACGAACTGCGGCGACTTGGCGCCGCGGTCGAGGAAGGACAGCCAGTCCTCGCCCTGCAGGCGGTCGGCGGCGCCTTCGCGGCGGCGCGACGCGCGGCGCAGCAGTTCCGACATCGCCGCGACCTGCGCGGCCGGCGTCGCCGCGTCCGCGAGCGCATCGTCGAACACGCGTTCGGCCGTGCGGCGCTTGCGCTGCCGGCGCGCGCGCAGGAACCACACTACCGACGCGATCAGTGCGACCGCCGCGAACACCATCCACCAGCCGGGCGCCGGCGGCCACCACGAGGGCGCGGCGGTGTCGTGCACATCGCGCAGCAGCAGGGTCGGATCGGCCATCACGCCACCAGCGGCCGCGCGCGGCCCAGCAGCGGCAACCAGGATTCGCTGGGCGCCTCGGTCGACAGCGCCTGCGCGCGCACGCCGCGCGAGGGCAGTTTCTCCAGCGCGGCCGCCACCGGCGCTACGAATTCCTGCGCCCAGCGCTGACGCTGCGCCGGCACGCCCAGGTCGAGTTCGATACGGCGCTCGCCGCTGCGGAACGGCAGCGCCGCCGCCGGCGGCGCGCGCTCCAGCGGATCGGTCAGCAGCAGCACGATCACTTCGTGGTGCTGCGCCAGCGCCGGCCAACGACGTTCGGGCACGCGCTCCAAACTGCGCGGATCGGCCAGCACCACCAGACGCGAGCCCGGTCGCAGCAGCCGTTCGGCGTGGTCCAGCGCCACCGCCAGGCCGGCGTCGTCCTCGGGCGGACGCGCGTACCAGCGCACCAGCGCATCGAGCACGCGCAAGGCCCCGCGCGGCCCCGAAGCCGGCGCCACCGGCGCCTCGCGCACGCTGCCGCGCAATGCGGCGATGCGGTCGCCGTCGCGCGCCGCAGCCCAGGCCGCGATCGCGCCGGCGCGCGCGGCCTGCACCGACTTGAAGCGCACACGGGTGCCGAAATACAAGGACGGCGAGGTATCGGCGACGATCAGGCTGAGGCGTTCGCGCTCGGCCTGGAACAGCTTGGTGTGGGCGCGGCCGGTACGCGCGGTCAGGCGCCAGTCGATATGGCGCGCGTCGTCGCCGTTGGAGTACTCGCGCGATTCGGCGTATTCCATGCCGCGGCCGCGCAGCGGCGACAGCGCATGGCCGCTGACGCCGTGGCGTCCCAGGCGCGCGTTGCGGCGGCCGCCGACGGCGGCGCGCAGCGCGACCAGCTCGGCCAGACCGGGGACGATGCCGTCGCCGGACTGGGCGCGCGAATCGGAGTTCGGCGGGTGGGAGTCGTTCGCCACGGCCCTACTCCTTCGACGGCCGACGCTTGCTCATGCCCGCGTCCGTTGGCCGGCCCGCGGCCCTCACGGCAGCGGCACGCGCTGCAGCAGTTCGGCCAGCAGGCGGTCGCCGTCCCAGCCCTCGGCGGTGGCCTCGTAACTGGGCAGGATGCGATGGCGCAGTACTTCCGGCGCGATCGCGCGCACGTCGTCCGGGGTCACGTAGTCGCGGCCGGCGAGCCAGGCATGCGCGCGCGCGCAACGCTCCAGCGCGATCGAGCCGCGCGGGCTGGCGCCCCAGGCGATCCGGCGCGCCAGCGCGGCGTCGTAGCGCGCGGCGTCGCGCGAGGCCAGCACCAGTTCGATCAGATAGCGTTCGACCGCGGGCGCGACGTGCAACGACAGCACCGCCGCGCGCGCGGCGAACACGTCGTCCAGCGGCATGCGGCGTTCGATCGGCGCCGCGGCGCGCAGCGAATCGCGCGCGCGTTCGCGCGCCAGGCGCAGGATCTCGGCCTCCGCCGCCGCTTCTGGATAGCCGATGCGCACGTGCATCAGGAAGCGGTCGAGCTGGGCCTCGGGCAGCGGGAAGGTGCCCTCCTGCTCGATCGGGTTCTGCGTGGCCATCACCAGGAACAACGGCGGCAGCGCATAGGTGGCGCGCCCGACGGTGACCTGGCGCTCGCCCATCGCCTCCAGCAGCGCCGACTGCACCTTGGCCGGCGCACGGTTGATCTCGTCGGCCAGCAGGATGGGATGGAAGATCGGCCCGGCCTGGAATTCGAAGCGGCCGTCCTGCGGGCGCCAGACCTCGGTGCCGGTGAGATCGGCCGGCAGCAGATCGGGAGTGAACTGCACGCGCGCGAAGTCGGCTTCCAGGCGTGCGGCCAGCGCGCGCACCGCGCTGGTCTTGGCCAGGCCGGGCGCGCCCTCGACCAGCAGGTGGCCGTCGGCGAGCAAGGCGATCAGCAGGCGTTCGATCAGGGCCGCCTGGCCGACGATCTCCGCCGACAGCGCCTCGCGCAGTTCGCGGAAGGCGTCGTGCAGGCGCGCCAGTTCGGCGTCGGCAGGGACGGGCGGGCGAACCGGCGCGGTGCCGGCGAGGCTTTCGGGGCTGTCCATCGATGTTCCGATGCGGGGGCGAGTCCCGATTTTGACCGAACTTGGCCGCCGGGGTTCACCCAACGGATGGCACGTACGTTCAGGCTGGGGCTTGCAAGCGCAAATCCCCCTCAATCCCCCATTTTTCGAAGGGGGAAGACAAGCGATGACGAAATCATCGAAGACAAATGCGATTCCCCCCTTGAAAAAGGGGGGCTAGGGGGGATTTGCTCTTGCTTCACGCAAGCCGATCCCCCCTCAAACGCGAAGAGGGCCCGAAGGCCCTCTCGCGTTTCTCTATCGGTGCGGCGCTTAGCGCTGCGTGACCTTGAGCACCTTCGGGGTGACGAAGATCAGCAACTCGGCCTTTTCCTTCGAGCGGCCCTTCTTCTTGAACAGGTTGCCCAGGAAGGGGATGTCGCCCAGGAACGGCACCTTGGTGACGTCGCTGCGATCGCGGAACTCGTACACGCCGCCGACCACCACGGTCTGACCGTCCTCGACCAGCACGGCGGTGTTGACCGAGCGCTTGGCGATGATCGGCACCTGGCCGATCGAGGTGTTCAGGGTGCCGTCGACCTCGTCCTTCTTGACCGCCATGTTCAGGAACACGCGGCCGTCGTTGGTGATGGTCGGGGTGACCTTCAGCTCCAGCAGCACGTCCTTGAACTGGACGTTCGGGATCGGCGTGGCGTTACCGCCCTGCTGCGGCGAGATCGTCACGTAGCCCACTTCCTGGCCCTGGCTGATCACCGCTTCGCGCTGATTGCTGGTGACCACGCGCGGGTTGGAGATGACTTCGCCGCGGCCTTCTTCCTGGATCGCCGACAGCTCGATGTCGAGCAGGTAGCCGGCGTTGAGGATGGACAGCGCCAGCGAACCGGCCGGGTTGTCGACGCCCAGGTTGCTCATCAGGCCGCGGGTGATCGCACCGACGGTGCGCACCGGCGGCGTGCCGACCTGGCCGCCGTTGAACCAGTCGCGGTACGCATTGGCGTAGGCGAGGTTGGCGGCGACTTCCGAGTTGCGGGTGGCGAGGTTGGACGCCAGGTCGCCGCTGAAGTAGGCGTTGTCCTTGCTGCCGCTGATGCCGAACTTGGCGCCGAGCTCGCGCGAGACCGATTCGGTCGCGATCACGATGCGGGCCTCGATCACGACCTGGTCGACCGGGCGATCGATCACCCGAACCAGTTCGCGCATCTGCTGAACCTTCTTCGGGATGTCGCTGATCATCAGCGTGTTGGTGCGCTCGTCGGCGACCAGACGGCCGCGCTGCGACAGGAAGCCGTTCTCGTTCTGGCTCTGACCGCCGCCGCCACCGCCGCCACCGCCCGAACCGCCGACGCCCTTGGCCTCGGTCAGCGCTTTGAAGATCGCGCCGGCGTTGTGGTAGTTGATCTGGATGTACTCGGTGACCAGGTCGACGCGGTTGTCGAGCGCGATGCGCGCGTCTTCCTTGTCCTGCTCGTACTTGGCGACCTCGGCCTGCGGCGCGATCCACACCACGTTGCCGCTGCGGCGCTTATCCAGGCCCTTGGCCTGCAGCACGATGTCCAGGGCCTGATCCCACGGCACGTTGACCAGGCGCAGGGTCACGTTGCCCTGGACCGTGTCGGCGGCGACCACGTTGAGATTGGACTCCTCGGCGATCAGCTGCAGCACGGTGCGCACCGGCACGTCCTGGAAGTTGAACGTCACCGGACGGCCGCTGTAGCCGCGCTTGCTGGCGTCGCTGGTGCTGCTGGCGGAGCTGGCGCCGACCGCGCGGCCGGAAGCGGCTGCGGCCGACTTGGGCACGATCTCGACGATGTACTCGCGACCGGTCTGGTAGGCCAGCGACTCGAAGCCGCCCTTGGTGTTGAGCACCAGCTGCGTGCCGTTGCCGCTGGCGCGCGCGTCGATGCGCTGGACCGGCGTGGCGAAGTCGGTGACGTTGAGCGGGCGCGCCAGGGCGGCCGGCAACTGCGCGTTGCCGACGTCGACGATCACGCTCGAACCCTGGTTGCGCAGGTCGGGCGCGGCGCCGTCGCCGGTGAACTTCAGGATCAGCTTGCCGGAGCCGTCTTCGCCGCGCTTGAAGTCGATGTTCGCGACCGAGATCGCGCCCGGCAACTGCTTGGCCGGATCGAGGCTGTGTGCGGGAGCGACCACCGGCGCGGCGGGTGCCGCCACCGGAGTCGCGGCTCCAGCTGCCGGCGTCGCGGCGTGCGCGGCGCTGAGGCCCGCGAGCAAGCCGACCACCAGGCCGGCGCTGCGCGTGCTGAGAACCAAGGGGCGCCGAGCCGGCGAGCTTTTGGCGTTGAATACGGTCATCGTGCTATCCCCCAATCAATTGTCTTCTAACGCCACGGTCGCCGGCCTTTCGAGCCAACCACCTGCGCCGTCCGGCACCAGTTCCACCAGCTCGATCCGATCTTCGGACACGCTGGTGACCCGACCGTCGTTCTGGCCCATGTACGCGCCCGGCCGCACCCGGTAGGTCACCTTGTCGGGCGCCATCACCAGGGCGATCACCCCGGGACCGCGGCCGAGCGTGCCGACCATGTCCAGGCTGTCGAGCGGGAACTGCTCCAAAGTCTGCTTGCGTCGCGTCGCGTCGGGACGCGGACCGCTGCCGCCGCCCTGATCGGTGAACGCGTTGCTGAACGGATCGCGCATCGCCTGCGCGGCGTACTCGAACGTCTCGAACTGCTGCATGACCGGCAGCGGATCCAGCGGCGGCGCGGGACGCGCCTTCACTTCGGCCACCCACTTCTCGAGATTGGGCGCGTCGCCGGGCGTGCTGGTGATGCCGCGGCCGCAGCCGGTGGCCGCCAGCAGCAGCGTCGCCGCGATCAGGATGCGGCCGCGAGCGCCCGCGTTGAATGTCGTACGCATCAGCCGCCCTCCTTCTTGTCGCCAGCAGCTGCGGCAGGTGCGGCCGCGGCGGCATTAGGATCGCCGTTGGCCTTTTCCTGCGCCGACACTTCTTCTTCGTCCAGGTAACGGTAGGTCTTGACCGTGCCGGCCAGCTCCAACGGACTGTTGGGCGTGATCACCGCGGTCTTGTCGCCGGCCGCGGCGCCGCGCGGGCGCAGCGAGATGTCGTGCATGGTCATGATGACCACGCGCGGCAGCGAGGCGACGCCGCTGACGAAACCGCCGAACTGGTGGTAGGTGCCCACCATGCGCAGCGCGATCGGCTTCTCGGCGTAGAAGTCCTTGGGCTGCTCCGGACCGGGCTGGAACAGTTCGTTGGTGATGCCGGTGGCGAGCGCGGTCTGCGAAATGTCGACGATCAGGTCGGGCATTTCGGTCTTGCTCGGCAGCTGGCGCAGCATCTGCTGCAGCTGCTGTTCCATCTGCACCAGCTGCTGCTTGAGCG includes:
- a CDS encoding DUF4381 domain-containing protein, which gives rise to MADPTLLLRDVHDTAAPSWWPPAPGWWMVFAAVALIASVVWFLRARRQRKRRTAERVFDDALADAATPAAQVAAMSELLRRASRRREGAADRLQGEDWLSFLDRGAKSPQFVEAAGRLLLDGGFRRDVDPLQVEALRVPVRARFLELMGVR
- a CDS encoding DUF58 domain-containing protein gives rise to the protein MANDSHPPNSDSRAQSGDGIVPGLAELVALRAAVGGRRNARLGRHGVSGHALSPLRGRGMEYAESREYSNGDDARHIDWRLTARTGRAHTKLFQAERERLSLIVADTSPSLYFGTRVRFKSVQAARAGAIAAWAAARDGDRIAALRGSVREAPVAPASGPRGALRVLDALVRWYARPPEDDAGLAVALDHAERLLRPGSRLVVLADPRSLERVPERRWPALAQHHEVIVLLLTDPLERAPPAAALPFRSGERRIELDLGVPAQRQRWAQEFVAPVAAALEKLPSRGVRAQALSTEAPSESWLPLLGRARPLVA
- a CDS encoding MoxR family ATPase, which gives rise to MDSPESLAGTAPVRPPVPADAELARLHDAFRELREALSAEIVGQAALIERLLIALLADGHLLVEGAPGLAKTSAVRALAARLEADFARVQFTPDLLPADLTGTEVWRPQDGRFEFQAGPIFHPILLADEINRAPAKVQSALLEAMGERQVTVGRATYALPPLFLVMATQNPIEQEGTFPLPEAQLDRFLMHVRIGYPEAAAEAEILRLARERARDSLRAAAPIERRMPLDDVFAARAAVLSLHVAPAVERYLIELVLASRDAARYDAALARRIAWGASPRGSIALERCARAHAWLAGRDYVTPDDVRAIAPEVLRHRILPSYEATAEGWDGDRLLAELLQRVPLP
- a CDS encoding type IV pilus secretin PilQ family protein, with the translated sequence MTVFNAKSSPARRPLVLSTRSAGLVVGLLAGLSAAHAATPAAGAATPVAAPAAPVVAPAHSLDPAKQLPGAISVANIDFKRGEDGSGKLILKFTGDGAAPDLRNQGSSVIVDVGNAQLPAALARPLNVTDFATPVQRIDARASGNGTQLVLNTKGGFESLAYQTGREYIVEIVPKSAAAASGRAVGASSASSTSDASKRGYSGRPVTFNFQDVPVRTVLQLIAEESNLNVVAADTVQGNVTLRLVNVPWDQALDIVLQAKGLDKRRSGNVVWIAPQAEVAKYEQDKEDARIALDNRVDLVTEYIQINYHNAGAIFKALTEAKGVGGSGGGGGGGGGQSQNENGFLSQRGRLVADERTNTLMISDIPKKVQQMRELVRVIDRPVDQVVIEARIVIATESVSRELGAKFGISGSKDNAYFSGDLASNLATRNSEVAANLAYANAYRDWFNGGQVGTPPVRTVGAITRGLMSNLGVDNPAGSLALSILNAGYLLDIELSAIQEEGRGEVISNPRVVTSNQREAVISQGQEVGYVTISPQQGGNATPIPNVQFKDVLLELKVTPTITNDGRVFLNMAVKKDEVDGTLNTSIGQVPIIAKRSVNTAVLVEDGQTVVVGGVYEFRDRSDVTKVPFLGDIPFLGNLFKKKGRSKEKAELLIFVTPKVLKVTQR
- a CDS encoding pilus assembly protein PilP, producing the protein MRTTFNAGARGRILIAATLLLAATGCGRGITSTPGDAPNLEKWVAEVKARPAPPLDPLPVMQQFETFEYAAQAMRDPFSNAFTDQGGGSGPRPDATRRKQTLEQFPLDSLDMVGTLGRGPGVIALVMAPDKVTYRVRPGAYMGQNDGRVTSVSEDRIELVELVPDGAGGWLERPATVALEDN
- the pilO gene encoding type 4a pilus biogenesis protein PilO translates to MSQKKMSLKDLDFNNMGSWPVQAKIGFCVIIGLVIVGLSWYLFVRDKRATLEGLERTERDLRAEFETKQGRAANLEPLKQQLVQMEQQLQQMLRQLPSKTEMPDLIVDISQTALATGITNELFQPGPEQPKDFYAEKPIALRMVGTYHQFGGFVSGVASLPRVVIMTMHDISLRPRGAAAGDKTAVITPNSPLELAGTVKTYRYLDEEEVSAQEKANGDPNAAAAAPAAAAGDKKEGG